The window CGGCGAGCGTCGTGCCGACGGTCAGGTCGGCCAACCGCGCGAGGACGAACGGGGTGAACTTGGCCCCGCGGACGCCCTGGGCCGCCGCCTCAGCCTCAGCCTGCGCGACTGCCGCGTTGAACACGTCGGGCGGGACCGCGATGTCCTCGTCGAGCGGCTGGGCCAGCACCGCCCCGCGGCCGCCCATCTCGACGTGGGCCGCGAACACGGCCGCCGCCTCGGCAGGAGTTTCCACCCGGCACGACACCGCCCCCGCACTCTCCCGGACGTAGAACGCCGGTAGCGCGTCCGTCTGATACCCGATGACGGGCACGCCGAACGTCTCCAGCAGTTCGAGCGTCTGCGGCAGGTCGAGGATGCTCTTCGCCCCGGCGCACACGACCAACACTGGCGTCCGGGACAGTTCGGTGAGGTCGGCGGAAATGTCGAACGGGTGCGTCCGGTTGGCTTGCTTGTGGGCGCCGCCGATGCCGCCGGTGGCGAACACGCGGACGCCCGCGGCGTGCGCGAGAGCCATCGTCGCGGACACCGTCGTACCGGCGGTCCGCTTCTGCGCGACCGCGGCGCCCAGGTCGCGGCGGCTCGCCTTGATGACGCCCTCCGCCCGGGCCAGGTCGGTCAGTTCCGCGTCCGTCAGCCCGAGCGTCGGCCGCCCGCGGACGACGGCGGCGGTCGCCGGGACGGCGCCCTCGGCGCGGACGGCCGCCTCCGCCCGCCGGGCCGTCTCCAGGTTCGTCGGCCACGGCAGCCCGTGCGAGATCAATGTCGATTCGAGCGCGACCACCGGCCGCCCGGCGGTCAGGGCGCCAGCCACCTCGGCGGAAACGGTCAACCAGTCGGCGCGCATGAGTTACCCCGTATTCGGACGGACGACACAGTCTGACAATTCACGCGGAGAGCGGGCCGAATCGATCAGCCGGAGAGCCGGATTTGAGAGGTGCGAGGACGCAATGACCGGGCCGCGAGCGCCAGCCGATCGCGCTCCAGGGCAATCGGCCGCGCGAGTCACTTCCCTTTCTTTTTCTCCATCCCCTTTAGAAGTTCTATCACGGCCTTTTCGAGGTCGTCGCCGATCAGGCCCTGGTGCCGGATCACGCCCCGGGCGTCGATGACGAAAACGGTCGGGAAATATTCGATGTTCCAGTCCTCGGCCAGCTCACTATGGTCGCCCACCCACCACTGTGGCCAGGGCATTTTGGTCGTGGCGAGGAAGTCGGTCAGCGTCTCCTTTTGGGTGTCCATGCTGATTGAAACGATCGCGAACGGCTTGTCCTTCAGGCGCTCGACCATCGCCCGCTCGTGCGGGATCATCGCCCGGCAGTGTGGGCACCAGGTCGCCCAGATGTCGAGGACGACCACTTTCCCCCGGAAGTCACTCAGCTTGACGTCTTTGTCGTGGACGTTCTTGGCCGCGATTTCTGGGACCGGCTTGCCTTCGGACAGGTCCGGGAAGAGGTCGGCGTACTTCCCCTTCAGCAGTTTTTCCAGGCGGTCCTTCTCGCCCGTTCGCGTCGTCACGGCGAGCAGCGCCTTGCAGGCGTGGCCCTGAATCCGGTGGTCGGGGTTCTTCGCCAGCACCTCGCGCAGCAGCGCCTCGCCCGCGGGGCCCTTGCTGGCCTCGAACGTGCGCACCACCTGTTTGATCTGCGGCTTGCTCGCGTAATTGTCCTGAAGGTAGGCCAGCGCCTTGCCCAGGGTGTTGTCCCTGGTCGCCGGCCGGGCACTGTACCGGAACGCCA is drawn from Fimbriiglobus ruber and contains these coding sequences:
- a CDS encoding TlpA family protein disulfide reductase, translating into MRRLAASLTVLGFLVLAGRADDQPKKSSVYDDVPAAKSSPVFDALKKEFTQARAKHARELKEAQKAVGGAKTDAEKQEAQQHLGDVTKDLPGPKYAARFLEFAETHAKDPMAFDAAVMAFRYSARPATRDNTLGKALAYLQDNYASKPQIKQVVRTFEASKGPAGEALLREVLAKNPDHRIQGHACKALLAVTTRTGEKDRLEKLLKGKYADLFPDLSEGKPVPEIAAKNVHDKDVKLSDFRGKVVVLDIWATWCPHCRAMIPHERAMVERLKDKPFAIVSISMDTQKETLTDFLATTKMPWPQWWVGDHSELAEDWNIEYFPTVFVIDARGVIRHQGLIGDDLEKAVIELLKGMEKKKGK
- a CDS encoding pseudouridine-5'-phosphate glycosidase; this encodes MRADWLTVSAEVAGALTAGRPVVALESTLISHGLPWPTNLETARRAEAAVRAEGAVPATAAVVRGRPTLGLTDAELTDLARAEGVIKASRRDLGAAVAQKRTAGTTVSATMALAHAAGVRVFATGGIGGAHKQANRTHPFDISADLTELSRTPVLVVCAGAKSILDLPQTLELLETFGVPVIGYQTDALPAFYVRESAGAVSCRVETPAEAAAVFAAHVEMGGRGAVLAQPLDEDIAVPPDVFNAAVAQAEAEAAAQGVRGAKFTPFVLARLADLTVGTTLAANQALIVANARLAALVAAALK